The Tripterygium wilfordii isolate XIE 37 chromosome 17, ASM1340144v1, whole genome shotgun sequence genome has a window encoding:
- the LOC119982902 gene encoding uncharacterized protein LOC119982902, producing MGGDANGSSSGGTMTAEAQYVAAKTSVWWDIENCHVPKASDPHAIAQNISSALAKMNYCGPVSISAYGDTNRLPNTVQKALSSTGIALNHVPTGVKDASDKKILVDMLFWAVDNPAPANYLLISGDRDFSNALHQLRMRRYNILLAQPQKASAPLIAAAKNIWLWTSLVAGGPPLSSGESSQLVDSDDTHNPVTSQNSLAEPIKPSEPIYFNSEHLSLGNQKSSVSGRIGDNNSTGKNARKTHSFPSISRASSAPVATTVQEAKVNEFSYQPEHSQTKLFRKAPHEFFGNSDNSVSTSRPAPNFHPGHSDQSRSNSNNFLGNPPNHSPFPLRPNNQHIPTFAPPNFENRGFRPVPSRPDVPRFPSGPFTGVPDVGKLNVSEYPNYAQNPSNFHQRIGEEFKAGSIESSNPASLNIPQKGNIMHNSQGIHQDMNNRQFHGVEFSRPASQAMVANTASSDGVWGAKGRPPPSEYVQGLIGIVLLALNTLKTEKMVPTEANITECIRYGDPKHRNTDVKKALESAIKQNMVVKQNLGSLQLYVGKHEKLWKCVNPIGGNPNGYPKAMWDAIQNFLTSSAGRSAILSSQCRYEAALVIRKACLEEQALGEVLLILNMVIAIKKWIIPNPSGWQPIAITLSETDPE from the exons ATGGGTGGGGATGCTAACGGGAGTAGCAGCGGAGGGACTATGACGGCGGAGGCTCAATACGTGGCGGCCAAGACCTCTGTTTGGTGGGATATAGAGAACTGCCATGTGCCCAAGGCTTCCGATCCGCATGCGATCGCGCAGAATATAAGTTCGGCGCTGGCGAAGATGAACTACTGCGGTCCGGTCTCTATCTCCGCTTACGGCGACACCAATCGTCTCCCCAATACGGTCCAGAAAGCCCTATCCAGCACCGGCATCGCTCTCAATCACGTCCCGACTG GGGTAAAAGATGCGAGTGACAAGAAGATTCTTGTTGATATGCTCTTTTGGGCTGTGGACAATCCTGCTCCAGCAAATTATTTGCTGATTTCCGGTGATAGGGATTTTTCTAATGCTCTCCATCAGTTGCGTATGCGAAGATATAATATTCTATTAGCGCAACCGCAGAAAGCATCTGCACCTCTTATTGCCGCGGCAAAGAACATATGGCTATGGACAAGCCTAGTAGCTGGAGGACCCCCTCTTTCAAGTGGCGAATCATCACAACTTGTTGACAGCGATGATACTCATAACCCTGTAACATCGCAAAATTCATTGGCCGAACCTATTAAACCAAGTGAACCAATATATTTCAACTCCGAACACCTTTCATTGGGGAACCAAAAGTCATCTGTTAGTGGAAGAATTGGTGACAATAATTCTACCGGGAAAAATGCGCGCAAAACCCATAGTTTTCCTAGCATATCAAGAGCCTCTAGTGCGCCAGTTGCAACCACAGTTCAAGAAGCCAAGGTCAACGAATTCTCCTATCAGCCCGAACATTCACAGACAAAGCTATTTAGAAAAGCCCCACATGAATTTTTTGGGAACAGTGACAATTCTGTTTCCACAAGTCGGCCTGCTCCCAATTTCCATCCCGGTCATTCTGACCAGTCAAGAAGTAACAGCAACAACTTTTTAGGTAACCCTCCTAATCACTCTCCTTTTCCCTTAAGGCCGAATAACCAACATATACCTACTTTTGCACCTCCGAATTTTGAGAATCGTGGTTTTCGTCCAGTGCCTTCAAGACCAGATGTTCCTAGATTCCCTTCAGGCCCATTCACAGGTGTGCCTGATGTTGGTAAGCTAAATGTATCTGAATACCCCAATTATGCTCAAAATCCATCTAATTTTCATCAGCGAATTGGAGAAGAGTTTAAAGCAGGCTCTATTGAGTCGTCCAATCCAGCTAGCTTAAATATACCACAGAAAGGCAATATCATGCACAACAGCCAGGGAATTCACCAAGATATGAACAATCGGCAGTTTCACGGTGTTGAATTTTCACGTCCTGCTTCGCAAGCAATGGTAGCTAACACTGCTTCTAGTGATGGTGTTTGGGGAGCTAAAGGACGCCCCCCGCCATCTGAGTATGTGCAAGGTCTTATTGGAATTGTTCTACTTGCCTTAAACACCCTGAAAACTGAAAAAATGGTGCCTACTGAAGCAAACATAACAGAGTGCATTCGTTATGGAGATCCAAAGCACCGAAATACAGATGTAAAAAAGGCTCTGGAGAGCGCGATCAAACAAAATATGGTGGTGAAGCAGAACTTAGGTTCACTGCAGCTGTATGTTGGTAAACATGAGAAATTATGGAAGTGCGTGAATCCCATTGGTGGCAATCCTAATGGGTATCCAAAAGCAATGTGGGATGCAATACAAAATTTTCTTACTTCCTCAGCTGGAAGATCTGCAATTCTGTCTTCTCAATGCAG ATATGAAGCTGCTTTGGTTATAAGGAAGGCGTGCTTGGAAGAGCAAGCTTTAGGCGAGGTACTCTTGATCTTGAATATGGTAATTGCGATCAAGAAATGGATTATACCTAATCCATCAGGGTGGCAACCAATTGCTATTACTCTTTCAGAGACTGACCCCGAGTAG